Proteins encoded by one window of Lathyrus oleraceus cultivar Zhongwan6 chromosome 1, CAAS_Psat_ZW6_1.0, whole genome shotgun sequence:
- the LOC127080465 gene encoding U-box domain-containing protein 17 translates to MASGAIFSSLRRRRSPTLEAFLAPVDLSDVALVQTLVAVVNELVSCFTKCSFFFQRKNTRSLIRKVEVFQLLLEYLNDSGSKGCNLPSTALLCLKELYLLLYRSKILLDYCAQSSKLWLLLQNHSISGHFHDLNQEISTLLDVFPVKDVGLSKDVREQVELLLKQSRRAKLFIDMGDDALRIRFFSFLDEFENGRIPESDELRWFYVEKLGIVDAGCCRGEIEALEEQIVNHEGDIEPTISVLKGLVAMTRYCRFLIFGFEEDELDLENGNQTKPKMGLITQEIAETFLTVPKDFCCPISLDLMRDPVIISTGQTYDRSSISRWMDEGHTTCPKTGQTLAHTRLVSNRALRNLIVQWCNAHGIPLDPPEVMDAMGEAFGSASPTKAALEANKATANLLIQQLANGSQSGKTIAAREIRLLAKTGRENRAFLAEAGAIPYLRNLLSTPNSVAQENSVTALLNLSIYDKNKSRIMDESGCLGSIVDVLRFGHTTEARENAAATLFSLSAVHDYKKIIADETGAVEALAGLLQNGTPRGKKDAVTALFNLSTHTENCVRMIEAGAVTALVEALGYEGVAEEAAGSLALIVRQPFGAKAVVKQEEAVAGLIGMMRCGTPRGKENAVAALLELCRSGGSAATEMVVKAPALAGLLQTLLFTGTKRARRKAASLARVFQRCENASLHYGGLGVGYAYASNSAQTRDTSFAAGDVSVPMSISVPVL, encoded by the coding sequence ATGGCTTCAGGGGCAATTTTCTCGTCGCTGCGGCGGCGAAGATCGCCGACGTTGGAAGCTTTTCTTGCTCCGGTTGACTTAAGCGACGTTGCTTTGGTTCAGACTCTTGTTGCGGTGGTGAACGAGCTTGTTTCTTGTTTTACAAAGTGTTCGTTTTTCTTTCAGAGGAAGAACACGCGTTCTCTGATTAGAAAGGTTGAGGTTTTTCAGTTGCTTTTGGAGTATTTGAATGATTCGGGTTCTAAGGGTTGTAATCTTCCGTCTACGGCTTTGCTTTGTTTGAAGGAGCTTTATTTGTTGCTGTATAGGTCGAAGATTCTTCTTGATTACTGCGCGCAATCGAGTAAGTTATGGCTTTTGCTTCAGAATCATTCGATTTCGGGTCATTTTCATGATTTGAATCAGGAGATTTCAACTCTTTTGGATGTTTTTCCTGTTAAGGATGTTGGTTTGAGTAAGGATGTTAGGGAGCAGGTTGAGCTTTTGTTGAAGCAATCGAGGAGGGCTAAGCTTTTCATTGATATGGGAGATGATGCGCTTAGGATTCGTTTTTTTTCGTTTCTGGATGAGTTTGAGAATGGGAGGATTCCGGAATCAGATGAATTGCGGTGGTTTTATGTTGAGAAGTTGGGGATTGTTGATGCGGGTTGTTGTAGAGGTGAAATTGAGGCTTTGGAGGAGCAGATTGTTAACCATGAGGGGGATATTGAGCCTACGATTTCGGTGCTTAAAGGGTTGGTGGCTATGACGCGGTATTGTAGGTTTTTGATTTTTGGATTTGAGGAAGATGAGCTTGATTTGGAAAATGGAAATCAGACGAAGCCGAAGATGGGTTTGATTACTCAAGAGATTGCTGAAACGTTTTTAACTGTTCCGAAGGACTTTTGTTGTCCGATATCGTTGGACTTGATGAGAGACCCGGTGATTATTTCGACTGGTCAAACTTATGATAGGAGTTCCATTTCTAGGTGGATGGATGAAGGGCATACAACTTGTCCAAAAACAGGTCAAACGCTTGCTCACACTCGTCTTGTCTCAAATCGTGCCTTGAGGAATTTGATTGTGCAGTGGTGCAATGCTCATGGAATTCCTCTTGATCCGCCAGAGGTGATGGATGCAATGGGTGAAGCTTTTGGATCTGCTTCTCCCACCAAAGCTGCCCTTGAAGCAAATAAAGCTACTGCCAATCTTCTCATTCAACAGCTAGCTAATGGGTCGCAATCCGGAAAGACTATAGCTGCTCGGGAGATTCGGTTGCTTGCAAAAACGGGCAGAGAAAATCGTGCCTTCCTTGCAGAAGCGGGGGCAATTCCTTATCTTCGGAACTTACTTTCGACGCCTAATTCCGTTGCTCAGGAGAATTCAGTTACTGCATTGCTCAACCTATCCATTTACGACAAGAACAAAAGCAGGATCATGGACGAGTCAGGTTGTCTTGGATCAATTGTTGATGTGTTGAGATTTGGGCATACAACAGAAGCACGGGAAAATGCTGCTGCAACGTTGTTCAGCCTATCAGCAGTCCATGACTATAAGAAGATAATTGCGGACGAGACTGGAGCTGTTGAAGCCCTAGCAGGGCTTTTGCAAAATGGGACTCCTAGAGGAAAGAAGGATGCAGTGACAGCTCTGTTCAATCTTTCGACACACACCGAGAATTGTGTTAGAATGATCGAGGCAGGAGCAGTAACAGCTCTAGTCGAGGCTTTGGGCTACGAAGGAGTTGCCGAGGAAGCAGCAGGTTCCCTGGCCTTGATTGTTCGGCAGCCTTTTGGAGCCAAAGCAGTAGTCAAACAGGAAGAAGCCGTAGCAGGATTGATAGGAATGATGCGTTGTGGAACGCCGAGAGGCAAAGAAAATGCAGTTGCAGCATTACTCGAGTTATGTCGGAGTGGAGGTTCAGCTGCAACCGAAATGGTGGTTAAGGCACCAGCTTTGGCCGGATTACTTCAAACCCTACTATTTACCGGAACAAAGCGAGCTAGACGAAAAGCCGCTTCACTCGCGAGAGTGTTTCAGAGATGTGAAAATGCATCTCTACATTATGGTGGATTAGGTGTAGGCTATGCATACGCTAGCAATTCAGCTCAAACTAGGGATACAAGCTTCGCTGCTGGTGATGTTTCAGTACCAATGTCCATCTCTGTACCTGTATTATAG